actaattaacaaaaaaaaaataataataattatacatagtgccgaaacggcttcagctcagcaaatgtcacggcctagctgtagcaaGACTAAATGTTATGGCTGTATCatagaatttaattatttattccaggatttaaataaaattgtggtTGCAGCAGAGTCTGTAAAAGATTACCAGTGTGCTGATTTTGTGACATCAGTGTTCTTAGCAGAACAGATGCGCTCTTTAAGTGAAATGGCAGGACATGTGCAGACATTATCAAGACTTTGTGATGAACATGCTATATATCATTATGACACAGAATTAAGGAAATCCCATCCATATTCTTTTAAATGTAAGTGTTCTTAATATAGAAgacaaataaaacacaaaagtcATTGATAATGCAgtttacaatatatattttatttagatttgaactAATAGTATTCCTGTGATGTTGATTGAtcatttgtaagtatttttatagcATGTTCCAAAGAACATTGACGTAAAGCTTCACGCAGCTGCATTCTCTCATTGATCAGCTCACTTGCATGTAACGACAGTGCTCGCCAATCCACATACCATTGTTCTATGGTAtctgtaaattattttacttatgtAGTATTTACAATTAAAGACTTACGTAAATATTTCCGTATTTACACTTGGATATTCTCCAAAATTCCAattttgcacatttcaaatattttgtaaGATTGTATTTCCTGATTCTTCGGAaatgcagttttaattataccgTACCAATAAGTTCGTCGAAATAAACTTCGGACGTATCATCAGACTGCGATGACTCCCAGACCCGTAAATATTCTTCACATAACGTCGGAGCCTCCGTATCAATTGTATTGGAATCTAAGTCCAAATCACTATAAGAGACAGAAAATTTTCATTCAATTGGATAGGTACCGTATTCTCCAGTTTATGGTAGGTCATaaaacgaatacttacttaattgctTTCTTCAAAACAATATccttatttttttgatattgcACTTTGAATTGTTCTTCTATTCTCTTAAAAGACTTTGAACAACAGTCAGCTGGAACGTCTGTAACATACATCAAATCAAAATTTATGGCTCCCTAAAGTCGCGAAGTGCGGAACTGCGGACACAttcaatataggtaggtactttatgcgcaattctataattataataatttggtCGTCCCGCAAAGCACGCTATTTCTGTGCCTTTGCCCGGGGTTCTAGTGTGAAGTTGATAAGCCCGAAAGATTTAGGTACTTAAACTCAAAACGATAACAAACCACAACTTATTTCCACGCGAATGCCTTTCTTTACTGAACAATTGGAAATTACGTCTCTTATTACTATCGCTGTTGAAACGTTGTCCGTTTTAAACGTTGCTGATCCCCGTctgtaacaaaaacaataatttatctAGCCAACTGTACCATTCCACCATACAACATACCATAATTAGCACTGAAGGTGTATGTGGACTTACTGGTATGTACAAATTAGAATGGTCCCTAGCAGCGTATGTCGACGTCCAAAGATTACATTTGTAGCTGGTCTTGGTAGGTCTCCAGGCAGAACTTCGGTTAACCACGATGTCATTTCTGCTACGGAAAATCTTCCGGATACACGAACTTGACACCAAGCTCTGttggatgaaaaaaaaaacgaatttattctctgcccatcccatttgAGATTTATTATGaggtaaaaaagcaataagagCGCCGAGCGTAAGAAAATAACAGATTCATTCCCTTTTATATACCTAAGAAAACGTCAAGCAATCATATTTCGTCAACCCGAGCCCAATAATAGTCGCAACAGTCACAAGCTTACCTTTTTTCATTTTCTGAATCCGGTTCTTCATGCTGCGAGTAATAAGGTAATGCTGGTAATCGCAAAGTAATAAGGCGGGCCACTCTGGGTGCACCGGCAGGTAAGGCGTAAATGAGTACCCGCACTGATTCAGCTGACAACCCCGTGTTATTGCTGATAATGTATCTCATTCGGATCCATAGCCTTCTCGTGCCTGCTTGACATCGTACTGTGGCTAGCAGATCTTGGTCTCTTCCCTGGAAAATTTTATATTCTGTGGCTAAGCTAAACAAGATATAAGACGAGAGACAATAGTGAATTGAATAGTGTTCCAATTTCGCGCGAAAAACTTTAGCTTTCAACGATCTCGATGAGTCACTCACATGTAGGGTATCGAAAAACTCATggaataggtaagtactttttgTCACAGTGATTTTCTTgcaaattaggtacttacttgtgaAGGGCAAACGCTTAGCACCGCAGCGCTATCAGTCTGGATGTCTAgttttttattgcaataaatgaaCAGCATGTCCAACGGAACTGCTGCCGTTATCCTTGCTTCCTGCCACCCTTCACGCGTGGCACCAGACAACTAATAAtaggatagatagatagataaaatacttcattTACACATACATTGAGCTCAAGGGACACAAGATACAGCAATAAGCACAACAGATACAAAAaggcacaataggcggccttaatAGGATTAATAGGTCATAAGTAAAATGCCTCATAAATTAATGCAGTATCAAATATTAGGTAGGCATTCCTTAATTGATCCGTACGTACATGAAATCCGCAATAAGAGCCATTTACATTAATTCAGTCACTGAGGCCAGTTCGCCGTCACAGCTGACCCGGTACAGCCAGGGTGTGACCGCGTTCGTGTCCGCGCTGATTAAATAGTCCAGTATGATAGTTTGAAGTCAGTCCCCTGACTCCACACTGGCGTCAGTGACTGGCTCCATGTAAATTGGCCTACTTATATTAGCCATCAACGATAGATACCTAAGTCATACCTCATACTGTATGTCAAGCAGTGGGGGAGTTGACAACCCTGCCTGTAAAGAGCGAGTACTTCGTTGGTATTTGTCTCGTTCATTGGCGACTTGTTTTTCTAAACGTGCTACCTCTGAtctgaaaattttacaaaagTGGAGAATGAGCTTTAGCTTTTCCGTTAGTAGTAGTTAGTGTGTAGTAGTGGTAGTAGTTAGGTCACACGTAGTATACAGGAAAAGTATCTAAGCATAAGTAGGAATATTTTTAAGAAGTTACTTACTCTAGCTTCGAGCGGCGTGCAGCCAGGGCATCATGAGGAATGTTTGCCAACACACCAGCTCCTGCTATAAGACGACGAGACCTGAGTGCGAATATTCTGCCTGAAAACGTTGCCGCTATCAACTCGTTTTCTTCGGTTCCCACGCATCCGCCACATACCGAAGTCACCGGTTCCCCGCAAAACTGAAATAAATGTCTTTCAAAAAAGACTTCTAACAAAAGTAACTACGTAGGTATTTGGTCGTAATACAGAATAGGTACCTAGTACTCAACTGACCCATATACCAGTTCCTATGTGTCTATGTGTATTATTCAAGAATTGAAATAAGTACGCACGTAAGTAAACTTGAGACGAGGTTTATCAGTGAAGTTTTCCATGTCCATAAGGTACAGTTGTATAGATCCGTCATGGCGGCCCACAGCAAGGTGAACGCCTCCGTTGTCGAAATACCAACCGAGACACATTACTGCCCCCAGCCCTCGGCCTTCCACCAAGCATTGGCTCGATAAAACTGATCTGTTGGAATGCAAGATAAAAGCTTTTATATAACTTGGAAGCTACTTAGTTCTTTTCTAGACCATACATTAAACTTAAATCTTGAAATAAAGCAAGTTATCGTCTGACACTTCCGTTAGTGTGGCTCTCTAGGTATCCCAAAGTAGGTAATTACGGCCATGATTCTATGTAAGTTTACTTTTAGAGAACATGCATCGTCCGATTTGCTGCTATAGTGGGGGGAGGGGGGGGATATGCATACAATATCTACCTAATGACACAGGAAACCAAAACTGCCTCGGTGATAGGTACTCTTCAGTTAAGTTTATAGCCATGGAAAATGTGCCACAAAACAAGTGCTggattgtattataataatatggtggTTATATGCCTAAATAGCTACGCAGTACTTACTCTTCGTAAGATATAAGCCCAATAGAGCCATCGACGGCTCCATAGAAGGCGTAGATGCCAGAGTTATGAAGTGTCAGAGGGACGGCTAGGCGACTTGGTCCTGCTGAAATGGCGGCTCGGGTGACAAACTGTCCACCTTCCAAGATTGCAGCGCCTTTATTTGCAATCAGTACGAGGAGCCTCACTCGAGTGCTCTGAAAGCATTAGTGTCtacgtatttatattattcaatAGATGAATTCAGAACTTCTAAATTTTGtggaccaaaaaaaaaacatttcaatcGTAATAATATAATCGGAaggaaattaaaatgttaacGATGTTGTAAGGAAATGTCAGGTCAAGCGTAGTGTACAAAGCCAAAGAGCGTGAAGGTGTATGGAAATTGATTCATGAGGAAAATGGTAAGTATGATAAGATAGGATCAAGAGGAATACTCTCTGCGTACCCCtacgggaaacaggcgtgatcttatgtaatgtTATCAATGTTTTCGGTGCTGTTCAtcggaaataataataagtacttaagtaactaACATTAGGAGCAGCGAAGGCGGCGATGTCGAGAACTCTATCCTCACATACGTACGAATGGAATTCCCGCAGATCTCTGTAGTAAGTCACAGTGCGACCACTACACAGGATTAGGTCGGCTCCCACCACACACCTGTGATTATAAACGCTTAATTTGACATCATTAGAATAATCACCACGAAACAGTTGAGTAACTTACATGGATGTGATGGTGTCGGTAAGCGTAGTTTCAATCGTGAGAAAAACTTTTCCCTTTTTCGTATACCCTTTAACTTCATTTCCCGAGGCGGCAAATATTTTATCAGCCTGACTACCTGATACAGTATAGCACAATAATTGATATTTAATACTTAAATTCTGTATgcttgaattgaaaataattattcgGCTGTTACCTACCTGTAGTTGAAGCAAGTTGCACTGAAGTTATTGGTTTCCCGGGTAAAGATTTAAATTGAACGACGGGCTCTTCATCTTTTATACTCAAGCATTGCAAAACTCCATTTTTGTCGCCTATTGCGAACTGTTGGGTCATAAAGCAGAGGATAACAATGCAGTTACCTATTGATACATAAGTAGCAACACATTAGAATGAATGATTTTTACCTTTTGTTGTATTTTGGGTCCTGGGGCGGGCAATATCTTTAATGTACCGGGATATGTGATCCCGGAAATAGTGTAATCGATTCTTGATAAATCGTAGTCCATGTTTTTGTACGCAATTACAAAAGTtctagtatttatttaaaatgcgCCCATAGCGCCCATACAAATCGATAGCACCTTGGTAACGCTTTCTATACACATTAGAAGGTTCGATATAGTAATTATAGCTTACATTAActacaaaaatcaaatcaaagcatgtatattttctttataatgaataaaatatagTTCGTAGATACTAGGTACACTGGAAACTAAACTATCctggaaactaaaaaaaaagttcaattttcaAATGCTCCCCAAGGTTACCTCTCTCCAATTGTAATCTTAAGATTGTTTTTCATCCACTTTGCCTTTACCAAATGTGTAAACTAAGGTGTAAACGCTTTGGCATGGGCATGGGGTCTCTACGAAGCCACATTCGAAGACGACAGATATTTGACGACATGGCTGTATGGCCAGAAGGTACCTACACAACGTGTGTAACTTTTCCTACGAGAAGAACGAAACGTAAATGTAACAGTGACAGACTTTAGACCTTTAGACCAAATTGAGACGGATGACGTTTGCGTTTTGTTAGcgttttctttctctttgtaGTCTGTGTTCAGTGTTGCCGATCTGTGGGGAATTCCCCAAACTGCGGGGAAAGCAAAGCTGATTGGGGAATGTGTGGGGAGAGCTTCAATTCGGGGAAAATGCGGGGATTTTAAGTATGAACACAAATACGCGATATTTAACATCAAATTTCTGCTAGTCTTGATTGATTTCCCTGATAGCCTTTTATTCCGTAAGTTGAACTTCTCAGAATTCGACTTGAACGTGATTGATACTGCCGATATTTACTGGagcaaagtatttaaattaaaaaatagtgCCGGTTAATAcatatttacaaatataaaatatacgtaataagtcTACTGCTTGTATTACCGTTCTCTAACGCATCTGTAGAGCGCAAGTTTAGtgttttaaaaaatctaaagaCAGAAAATAGAAACAAACTTAACACCGACACAGTGGTAGCTTTGATGGCTACTCGAGAGGGAATAAAGAGAGAAGGGGGCAGTTTAAAATTTAATCCGAGTTCTAAAATGTTGCACAAAAAAGTTTGGCGCGAAAAAAatgtgtagttttttttaatttttgtcatgttttaataaataaaaaataaacttaaaagaaCGGCCGCcgagaaaatgcatttctgactGGTTGATTCAATAAACAATGTAACTTTGGATGCATGTATTTGTATTTGCCGATGGTATTTGCTCTTcaacgtaacgaaaaatataattagaaaatatagatattaaaaagaactttacagTGAATGTGACACTAGTGATATCTGTCATACGTCAGAAATGCATTCTCACAGAGACCGaactttacctacatttttggttgttttatttctgtggGGAATATGTGGGgaattatcatttttctttcccCAAACGTGGGGAATTTCGACAATGCGTTTGGGGATTTTAGCAAATTATTGTCGGCAACACTGTCTGTGTTAGCGTTTTTAACTTTAGTCGGGAAATTGAATGGAATCCTGAAATTTTGTCTTGTTGTAAAAATAACCTaaacattttattgtaatacatttataaataataaacaccaTGGAACTGGATAAAGAAAATGTTGTCCAAGCCGTCGTCATTATGGACACATTTAACAATAACTTTACGCCGATTAGTAAAAGTAAACCTATGGTGAGTATAATCTTTTGATGATCTTGCATCTGTACTGCTTTTTAAAG
The genomic region above belongs to Pectinophora gossypiella chromosome 4, ilPecGoss1.1, whole genome shotgun sequence and contains:
- the LOC126366383 gene encoding Bardet-Biedl syndrome 7 protein homolog — protein: MDYDLSRIDYTISGITYPGTLKILPAPGPKIQQKFAIGDKNGVLQCLSIKDEEPVVQFKSLPGKPITSVQLASTTGSQADKIFAASGNEVKGYTKKGKVFLTIETTLTDTITSMCVVGADLILCSGRTVTYYRDLREFHSYVCEDRVLDIAAFAAPNSTRVRLLVLIANKGAAILEGGQFVTRAAISAGPSRLAVPLTLHNSGIYAFYGAVDGSIGLISYEESVLSSQCLVEGRGLGAVMCLGWYFDNGGVHLAVGRHDGSIQLYLMDMENFTDKPRLKFTYFCGEPVTSVCGGCVGTEENELIAATFSGRIFALRSRRLIAGAGVLANIPHDALAARRSKLESEVARLEKQVANERDKYQRSTRSLQAGLSTPPLLDIQYELSGATREGWQEARITAAVPLDMLFIYCNKKLDIQTDSAAVLSVCPSQGRDQDLLATVRCQAGTRRLWIRMRYIISNNTGLSAESVRVLIYALPAGAPRVARLITLRLPALPYYSQHEEPDSENEKRAWCQVRVSGRFSVAEMTSWLTEVLPGDLPRPATNVIFGRRHTLLGTILICTYQRGSATFKTDNVSTAIVIRDVISNCSVKKGIRVEISCDVPADCCSKSFKRIEEQFKVQYQKNKDIVLKKAINDLDLDSNTIDTEAPTLCEEYLRVWESSQSDDTSEVYFDELIDTIEQWYVDWRALSLHASELINERMQLREALRQCSLEHAIKILTNDQSTSQEYY